AAAACCACTTGCAGCTCCTGTAATTAAAATTGTTTTGCTCATTTTTTTATCGTTTAAAATGTATAGTACAAATTTGGTCTGATCAGGCATACATTTTATTGCTGTAAAGTCCATTTTTGTATTATCCGGAGGTTCATTTGAATAGCTCAGATTACCTGCATCCCCCAAAGTGATCTTTATCATTATTTTGAATGATACTTTACATTTAAACGTCCTGCTCTACCCTATATCTTTGTTTTGAATGGTAATCACATCAAACAAGAAGTACATTCCATAGAAAATGATGAGTCAGCCCTCTCCTTAACTCATCATAAATCTATACTAAACTTCCGCAATCCGCATATTAAACACATGCTGACCGGGAGCAAAGTCTTCTTTATTTCAATATTAAAACAAGAAACAATGAAAGCAGTCACTTCTAAAACCGGCAAAATCTTAAACTCGTCCTTTGATTATAAAGATGTAGATCACGAACCCGACTCCAGCAAAGAGCAGCAACGTAATACGCCACAAAAATCTATGCCTTTTTCTGATCAGATTGGAAATTATCAACGCAATAGAGGGATTCCTGGCAAATCCTATAAGGATAGCAAAATCTTCATTATAGGCAGTGGAATTGCGGGTATGTCTGCCGCTTATTATTTTATTCGTGACGGCCAGGTACCAGCTAAAAACATCCTGTTTTTAGAACAATCGCACATTGACGGAGGATCATTGGATGGTGCAGGTAATGCAAAAGACGGCTATATTATCCGGGGAGGCCGGGAAATGGACATGACCTATGAAAACCTATGGGATATATTTCAGGACATTCCAGCACTTGAAATGCCTGAACCTTATTCCGTTTTAGATGAATATCGCTTAGTCAATGATAACGACTCCAATTACTCAAAAGCACGTCTCATTCATAATCAAGGAGAAATAAAAGATTTCAGCAAGTTCGGTTTAAATAAAAAAGACCAGCTAGCCATCATTAAACTTCTGCTTAAGAAAAAGGAAGAACTGGACGATCTGACAATTGAAAATTATTTCAGCGAAACTTTCTTAAGCAGCGATTTCTGGACGTATTGGAGAACTATGTTTGCCTTTGAAAATTGGCATAGCTTACTCGAATTAAAGCTTTATATGCACCGCTTTCTCCATGCAATTGATGGATTAAACGATTTTTCGTCCCTGGTATTCCCAAAATATAACCAATACGACACCTTTGTAACGCCTTTACGCAATTATCTAAAAGATAAAGGTGTGAATATTCAACTAAATACGCTGATCAATGACCTGGACATCCAGATCAATACCGAAGGAAAGGTAGTTGAGGGCATTATCACAGAACAAGATGGAAAAACAGTTAAAATACCCGTTGGAAAAGAAGACTATGTAATTGTAACCACTGGTTCAATGACCGAAGATACTTTCTATGGCGATAACAATAAAGCACCGATCATTGCTATTGACAATACTACAAGCGGAAATAGTGGCGGATGGAAATTATGGAAAAACCTTGCCGCAAAATCAGAGATCTTTGGTAAACCAGAGAAATTCTGTAGCAACATCGAAAAATCGGCATGGGAATCTGTGACTTTAACTTGCAGACCTTCTGCACTGGTTGAAAAGCTAAAGGAATATTGTGTGAATGACCCCTATTCCGGAAAAACAGCCACCGGAGGAATTGTTACGAT
The sequence above is drawn from the Pedobacter cryoconitis genome and encodes:
- a CDS encoding oleate hydratase, which codes for MKAVTSKTGKILNSSFDYKDVDHEPDSSKEQQRNTPQKSMPFSDQIGNYQRNRGIPGKSYKDSKIFIIGSGIAGMSAAYYFIRDGQVPAKNILFLEQSHIDGGSLDGAGNAKDGYIIRGGREMDMTYENLWDIFQDIPALEMPEPYSVLDEYRLVNDNDSNYSKARLIHNQGEIKDFSKFGLNKKDQLAIIKLLLKKKEELDDLTIENYFSETFLSSDFWTYWRTMFAFENWHSLLELKLYMHRFLHAIDGLNDFSSLVFPKYNQYDTFVTPLRNYLKDKGVNIQLNTLINDLDIQINTEGKVVEGIITEQDGKTVKIPVGKEDYVIVTTGSMTEDTFYGDNNKAPIIAIDNTTSGNSGGWKLWKNLAAKSEIFGKPEKFCSNIEKSAWESVTLTCRPSALVEKLKEYCVNDPYSGKTATGGIVTITDSNWLMSFTCNRQPHFPEQPDDILVLWVYALFMDKEGNYIKKTMPECTGNEILAELCYHTGIIDQLDNVVKNTIVHTCFMPYITSMFMPRAKGDRPGVVPEGCKNLGLIGQFVETNNDVVFTMESSVRTARIAVYKLLNLNKQVPDINPLQYDIRHLLKAAKTLNDNKSFLGEGILRKVLKGTYFEHILPIGPEEEEEHESFITEQISRFKDWIKGVKDE